A window of Rhodococcus sp. SGAir0479 contains these coding sequences:
- the moeZ gene encoding adenylyltransferase/sulfurtransferase MoeZ, with translation MPAKSPLPPLVKPAAELSRDEVARYSRHLIIPDVGTTGQKRLKNARVLVIGAGGLGSPTLMYLAAAGVGTLGIVDFDVVDESNLQRQVIHGTADVGRSKAQSARETIREINPHVEVRLHEFRLDASNAVALFEQYDLILDGADNFATRYLVNDAAVLARRPYVWGSIYRFQGQVSVFWDAAPGDRSITLRDLYPEAPPPGTVPSCAEGGVLGVLCASVGSIMATEAVKLLTGIGETLLGRLMIYDALAMSYRTVRLSRDPDRVPVTELVDYDAFCGVEPTTEVGADEAITPTELRALLDTGADIAIVDVREPVEWDIVHLPGATLIPKDRILSGEALAELPQDKRIVLHCKTGVRSAEALAAVRRAGFADAVHLQGGVIAWAHQIDPSLPVY, from the coding sequence GTGCCCGCGAAGAGTCCGCTTCCGCCGCTGGTAAAGCCGGCGGCCGAACTGAGCCGCGACGAGGTGGCGCGCTACAGCCGCCACCTGATCATCCCGGACGTCGGGACGACCGGACAGAAGCGGTTGAAGAACGCCCGCGTACTGGTGATCGGGGCGGGCGGGCTGGGTTCGCCGACGCTGATGTACCTCGCCGCCGCGGGTGTCGGCACGCTCGGCATCGTCGACTTCGACGTGGTCGACGAGTCGAACCTGCAGCGTCAGGTGATCCACGGCACCGCCGACGTCGGACGGTCGAAGGCGCAGAGCGCGCGCGAGACGATCCGCGAGATCAACCCGCACGTCGAGGTGCGGTTGCACGAGTTCCGGCTCGATGCGTCCAACGCGGTCGCGTTGTTCGAGCAGTACGACCTGATCCTCGACGGCGCCGACAATTTCGCGACGCGCTACCTGGTGAACGACGCCGCGGTGCTGGCGCGGCGCCCGTACGTGTGGGGATCGATCTACCGCTTCCAGGGGCAGGTGTCGGTGTTCTGGGACGCCGCGCCCGGCGATCGCTCGATCACGCTGCGCGACCTGTACCCCGAGGCCCCGCCGCCGGGAACGGTGCCGTCGTGCGCGGAGGGCGGCGTGCTGGGTGTGCTGTGCGCGTCGGTCGGGTCGATCATGGCGACCGAGGCGGTCAAGCTGCTCACCGGTATCGGCGAGACCCTGCTGGGCCGGCTGATGATCTACGACGCGCTCGCGATGAGCTACCGCACGGTGCGGCTCAGCCGGGACCCCGACCGGGTGCCCGTCACCGAGCTGGTCGACTACGACGCGTTCTGTGGCGTCGAGCCCACCACCGAGGTCGGCGCCGACGAGGCGATCACGCCCACCGAGCTGCGGGCGCTGCTCGACACCGGCGCCGACATCGCGATCGTCGACGTCCGCGAACCGGTGGAGTGGGACATCGTGCACCTGCCCGGCGCGACCCTGATCCCCAAGGACCGGATCCTGTCGGGGGAGGCGCTCGCGGAGCTGCCGCAGGACAAGCGCATCGTGCTGCACTGCAAGACCGGCGTGCGGTCGGCGGAGGCGCTCGCGGCCGTGCGGCGGGCCGGTTTCGCCGACGCGGTACACCTGCAGGGCGGCGTCATCGCGTGGGCGCACCAGATCGATCCGTCGCTGCCGGTGTACTGA
- a CDS encoding HAD family hydrolase, whose translation MTATNVVHIGDVACSGFLFDMDGVVTDTARVHERAWTRLFDGFLAERGRGEAPFTSDDYLRYVDGRPRVDGVRSFLASRSIEIPHGQPADPPTAHTVCGLAARKDAMFLHELDEHGVDVFPGTVALIRALRTAQVAVALVTASRNAVRVLDAAGLTDLFDARVDGIDVDRLALAGKPEPDTYLEAARRVGFPASACVVLEDALAGVEAGRRGAFGVVVGVDRAHHGAALRDAGADVVVTDLSDLEVRFGTA comes from the coding sequence GTGACCGCCACGAACGTCGTGCACATCGGTGACGTCGCCTGCTCGGGCTTCCTGTTCGACATGGACGGTGTCGTCACCGACACCGCGCGTGTCCACGAGCGCGCCTGGACCCGCCTGTTCGACGGCTTCCTCGCCGAACGCGGCCGGGGCGAGGCACCGTTCACGTCCGACGACTACCTGCGCTACGTGGACGGCCGCCCGCGAGTCGACGGGGTGCGGTCGTTCCTGGCGTCGCGGTCCATCGAGATTCCGCACGGACAGCCTGCGGATCCGCCGACCGCGCACACGGTGTGCGGGCTCGCGGCCCGCAAGGATGCGATGTTCCTCCACGAACTCGACGAGCACGGCGTGGACGTGTTCCCCGGCACGGTCGCACTGATCCGCGCGCTGCGCACCGCGCAGGTCGCGGTCGCGCTGGTGACCGCGAGCCGCAACGCCGTCCGGGTCCTCGACGCCGCCGGCCTCACCGACCTGTTCGACGCCCGGGTCGACGGCATCGACGTCGACCGGTTGGCGCTCGCCGGCAAGCCGGAGCCGGACACCTATCTGGAGGCGGCGCGGCGGGTCGGGTTCCCGGCGTCCGCGTGCGTCGTGCTCGAGGACGCGCTCGCCGGTGTCGAGGCCGGCCGCCGCGGCGCGTTCGGTGTGGTCGTCGGCGTGGACCGCGCCCACCACGGTGCGGCGCTGCGGGACGCGGGTGCGGACGTCGTCGTGACCGACCTGAGCGACCTCGAGGTGCGATTCGGGACCGCCTAG
- a CDS encoding DUF3152 domain-containing protein, which yields MPDPHEPLRALWDPTRRNIGRPRVPRPERDVRKQSRLGRFVSMYGWRAYAIPVLLIVTVFVIVDAVRGGGDTASDGPRDPGFGELSHSDGTDIVGVPPVADGNYAETIPAGALPDGGPFTEKGAGTWHVVAGSTGQVGQGTERVFTYTVEVEDGVETAGFGGDESFGRMVDQTLANPKGWTKDPRFAFRRIGPGDSARPDFRISLTSQMTIRDACGYDIQLEVSCYNPGIDRVVLNEPRWVRGAIAYQGDIGSYRQYQINHEVGHAIGYQAHQPCETDGGLAPVMMQQTFGTANNDIAKLDPEGVVPMDGKVCRFNPWPYPRG from the coding sequence GTGCCCGATCCGCACGAGCCGCTGCGGGCGCTGTGGGATCCCACGCGCCGGAACATCGGCCGCCCGCGGGTGCCGCGCCCCGAGCGTGACGTGCGCAAGCAGAGCCGTCTGGGACGGTTCGTCTCGATGTACGGCTGGCGGGCCTACGCCATCCCGGTGCTGCTGATCGTGACGGTGTTCGTGATCGTGGACGCGGTGCGCGGCGGCGGGGACACCGCCTCCGACGGCCCGCGCGATCCCGGGTTCGGCGAGTTGAGCCACTCGGACGGCACCGACATCGTCGGCGTGCCGCCCGTCGCGGACGGCAACTACGCCGAGACCATCCCGGCCGGTGCGCTGCCGGACGGGGGCCCCTTCACCGAGAAGGGTGCCGGGACGTGGCACGTCGTGGCGGGCTCGACCGGGCAGGTCGGCCAGGGCACGGAGCGGGTGTTCACCTACACCGTCGAGGTGGAGGACGGCGTGGAGACCGCGGGCTTCGGCGGCGACGAGTCGTTCGGCCGGATGGTCGACCAGACGCTCGCCAACCCCAAGGGCTGGACGAAGGACCCGCGGTTCGCGTTCCGCCGGATCGGCCCCGGCGATTCCGCCCGGCCCGACTTCCGCATCTCGCTCACGTCACAGATGACCATCCGCGACGCGTGCGGCTACGACATCCAGCTCGAGGTCTCCTGCTACAACCCCGGCATCGACCGGGTGGTGCTGAACGAGCCTCGATGGGTTCGGGGCGCCATCGCGTACCAGGGCGACATCGGCTCGTACCGCCAGTACCAGATCAACCACGAGGTGGGCCACGCGATCGGCTACCAGGCCCACCAGCCGTGCGAGACCGACGGCGGGCTCGCGCCGGTGATGATGCAGCAGACCTTCGGTACCGCGAACAACGACATCGCCAAGCTCGACCCCGAGGGTGTCGTGCCGATGGACGGCAAGGTCTGTCGCTTCAATCCGTGGCCCTACCCGCGCGGCTGA
- a CDS encoding TetR/AcrR family transcriptional regulator — protein sequence MTELADRTQSDRAATTSNGQGARRSTRLPRDARRLQLLAAASEVFVSRGYHAAGMDEIAECAGVSKPVLYQHFPGKLELYVAVLQSYVDTLISGVRQALRSTTDNRQRVRAAVQAFFDFVDTDTQGFRLVFESDLMGEPQVQRRVEQATEACVDAVFDLVAHDSGLDPYRARILAVGLVGTSQFTARYWLEAARPIPKEEAVDTTVALAWGGLSHVPLHAETK from the coding sequence ATGACCGAACTCGCGGATCGGACACAATCCGATCGCGCCGCCACGACCTCGAACGGTCAGGGCGCCCGCCGCAGCACCCGGTTGCCCCGCGACGCGCGGCGCCTCCAGCTGCTCGCGGCAGCCAGCGAGGTCTTCGTCAGCCGCGGTTACCACGCCGCCGGGATGGACGAGATCGCGGAGTGTGCCGGCGTCAGCAAGCCGGTGCTCTACCAGCACTTCCCCGGCAAGCTCGAGCTGTACGTGGCGGTCCTGCAGAGCTACGTCGACACCCTGATCTCGGGTGTCCGGCAGGCGCTGCGCTCGACCACCGACAACCGGCAGCGGGTCCGCGCCGCGGTGCAGGCGTTCTTCGACTTCGTCGACACCGACACCCAGGGGTTCCGGCTGGTCTTCGAGTCCGACCTGATGGGTGAACCGCAGGTGCAGCGCCGCGTCGAGCAGGCCACCGAGGCGTGTGTGGACGCGGTGTTCGACCTGGTCGCGCACGACTCGGGCCTCGACCCGTACCGCGCGCGCATCCTCGCCGTGGGCCTGGTGGGCACCAGCCAGTTCACCGCCCGGTACTGGCTCGAGGCCGCCCGCCCCATCCCCAAGGAAGAGGCCGTCGACACGACGGTCGCGCTGGCCTGGGGCGGCCTGTCCCACGTGCCGTTGCACGCCGAGACGAAGTAG
- a CDS encoding DUF3107 domain-containing protein yields the protein MEVKIGVTDSPRELVVNSPQSADEVEALVTDALSGQANGVLALVDEKERKFLIQASRITYVELGPSDSRKVGFAPTS from the coding sequence GTGGAGGTCAAGATCGGTGTAACTGACAGCCCGCGTGAGCTCGTCGTCAACAGCCCGCAGTCGGCCGACGAGGTGGAGGCGCTGGTGACGGACGCGCTCAGCGGACAGGCGAACGGCGTTCTCGCCCTCGTCGACGAGAAGGAGCGCAAGTTCCTGATCCAGGCGAGCCGGATCACGTACGTGGAACTCGGGCCGTCGGACAGCCGCAAGGTCGGGTTCGCGCCCACGAGCTAG
- a CDS encoding ferritin-like fold-containing protein: MGADSPTSSVPTIAADHPGVAELFAVLAYGEISAFYRLAEDARMAPTLQGRVAFASMAAAEMAHFEMLQNALTERGLEVYSAMEPFVRALDAYHASTDPSTWLESLVKAYVGDGIAADFYREIAHSLDPAVGGTVREVLAEVGHSEFVVHEVRAVVSASKTEKDRLMLWGRRLLGEAITQAQFVLAQREVLTDLVMTATGSLNGVAALFDNMQAKHAERMAVLGLV; this comes from the coding sequence ATGGGAGCCGATTCGCCAACGTCGTCCGTGCCGACCATCGCCGCCGATCACCCGGGGGTGGCAGAGCTGTTCGCGGTGCTCGCGTACGGCGAGATCTCGGCGTTCTACCGGCTGGCCGAGGACGCACGGATGGCCCCCACGCTGCAGGGACGGGTCGCGTTCGCCAGTATGGCGGCCGCTGAGATGGCGCACTTCGAGATGCTGCAGAACGCGCTCACCGAGCGGGGCCTCGAGGTCTACTCGGCCATGGAGCCGTTCGTGCGCGCGCTCGACGCCTACCACGCGTCCACCGACCCCTCGACGTGGCTGGAATCGCTGGTCAAGGCGTACGTGGGAGACGGTATCGCCGCGGATTTCTACCGCGAGATCGCGCACTCGCTCGACCCGGCGGTCGGCGGCACCGTCCGCGAGGTCCTCGCCGAGGTCGGGCACTCGGAGTTCGTCGTCCACGAGGTCCGCGCGGTGGTGAGCGCCAGCAAGACCGAGAAGGACCGGCTGATGCTGTGGGGCCGACGGTTGCTCGGCGAGGCCATCACCCAGGCGCAGTTCGTGCTGGCGCAGCGGGAGGTCCTCACGGACCTGGTCATGACTGCGACCGGCAGTCTCAACGGGGTCGCGGCGCTGTTCGACAACATGCAGGCCAAGCACGCCGAGCGGATGGCGGTGCTGGGCCTGGTGTGA